The window ACATGAGCAATGACATGAAATTAGGCATATACAAATCACTTTAAAATAGTTTGAAACACTTCAGCCTCTAACTATATAAAAGCTTTACTCGTTTTGGTCTATGATCTGAGGGACAAAATCATATGGtacacatatataatataatcgTTTCTGACTTTAAAGAAATGCTTTATTGCCTAACATGGCTTAAAACGAATTTGACTAATAATGTTTAACTTGATAATATGATAAATAGCACTTGTATCATTACCTCTGCACGGGCCACAGCCGTGGAACAATCTAGCTCTCAAGGAGAAGCCAACGAATTCCACCCAATTAAACAGCATGTAGGAATTCCAAGGAGAAGGAATTTCTACTTGTCTAAGATTTTATCAtttatagccgaccccacttagtgggaaaaggctttgttgttgttgttgtaagatTTTATCATTTGAATAATAGTAAGTGGATGAGAATATGGAAGCAGGTACCAATGGAATTAAGCAGGTCTTTACAGAGGTGATGATGCCTGGCCTTTTTCCACTTCAATCCAACTGGATCCTGGCACTTTCTGCACATCCCTAGCCTCCATTAGTTTCCTAAGCATCCCAACATCATCCCAATTGCTCAATCCAGCAAAAATGTTTGACAGTAGCACATACGTTGATGGATCCCTTCTGTTTATATCTAACGCATGCTCTGCCGCCCGCTTTCCAGTTTCTGTATCGCCATGAATCTGGCAAGCACCAAGAAGAGTTTGCCAAACCAGAACACCTGGCTTAAAGGGCATGCTCAGGATTAATTCCTCAGCTTCCTTAATGCATCCTGCTCGGCCTAGAAGATTCACCATGCATGCATAATGGTCTTCTCCTGGGGAGATTCCGTGGTCATGAGTCATGGAGGCAAAATACTTCCATCCTTCATCAATAAACCCGCCCTGGCTACATGCATAGAGTACACATATGAAGGTGATGTAATTTGGCTCAATACTGTCTTCCTCCAGCCTCATCTTATCAAAAATCTCAACAGCTTCCCTAGCTTGCCCGTTTTGTGCGCACCCCATGATCATTGCAGTCCATGACACCACAGACGGATCCTTCATTGACTGAAAAACACGCCTTGCACCCTCCATCCATCCacattttgcatacatgtcTAGCAGAGCGTTATCCACGCACACATCAACATCAGTACTGGTTTCGAGTTTAATTCTCAAGCCATGGAATTTCTGCCCTTCATCCAAGGAAGCCAAATTGGCACAGGCATTCAGGGCAGTTGCAAGCGTGAACTTGTTAGGCTTTATACCCACTTTCTTCATTTGATCAATAACCTCAAGCGTTTTCCTTGGCTCCCCACATTGAAGACACCCAGCAGCCATTTGGGTCCATGAGCACACATCTTTTGAAGGCATTTCATCAAAGGCTTTGAAGCCCTCCATTAACTTCTGATTCTTAATGTACATATCAGCCAACGAATTCCCCACACAAATCTCAGCCCCATAGCCATACCTGACAAGCTGTGCATGAACTTGCTCGCCCATTTTAAGATCAGTGAGAGCAGCCAACCCAGTGAGAACACTCGAAAATGTGTAGCTGTCGGGTTTCACTCCCTCGAGATTCATGCGACACCAGAATGTCGGTATTTCCAAATAAGAATACTGCAAGTATCCAGCCATCACAGCATTCCAAGACACTATATCTTTATTGAggcaattctcaaaaacttccaAAGCACTTTTTAATTCTCCATGTCTTACTAAAACAGTCAAAAACGCATTACTGAGAAAAACATTCCACTCAAATCCTAGCCTAACGATGAATGCATAGACTTGGTAAGCTTGAGTCAGATTCCCATACAAGGAACAGGCGTGGAGGGCGCTAACCAAGGTAAACTCATTGGGCTTGGTGGTGCCGTCCCGGTGCATACGACCAAACAGAGACAGGGCTTTCTTAGGAGAGTCATGTTGGACAAAGCCCGTAATGACCGCAGACCACGACACAACATTCTTGTgaggcatttcatcaaacagttGGAGAGCATTAATAAGATCGCCGCATTTAGCATACATGTTGAGTAGATGGTTTTGAAGAAAAGGACAGAAGGGCAGAAGGCCTCTGATGAGTTTAGCATGGAGTGCTCTGCCATGGGGTAAGTTAGAGGTCTGGGCACAATAACGCAAGAAACCGGAGTAAGTCTGTTCCCCTGTGGCCAAGTTGTGTGTGGATTTTGATACGATAAGCGTAAATGTATATCCAAGAAGAGCGCGAGTACCCGGGCGGGAGCGGGGACGGAGCATCTATCTACCCAAGTTGTTTACTTTTTATCCAACGTGACTGCTTTGGTTTTTGTCTCGTTTTTCTTTAggaataattttaattttctcttttttttttgtcaaattttaatttgcactaaaaaaaaaaaaaattacctttTCAAATTATGAAACTTGTTGGTCTGTTTCCTATGCGGAAATTAATCATGAAATTCCTCAACCACAGCGAACCACTTGatcgaaaaaaataaaaaaaataaaaaaaacaagtgGTCCTTTACCACAATATTGAACCCTTGCATAACGGCATGACTTCGAACtatcgtttgaaaaaaaaacaaaaaaaaccaagcCCCTTCACTGCATGCATGAATGGTGCTTTTGGCTCATCCAATCTTCATATTCTGTCTTCAAAAAGTAATAATGATATTATGATAACGTaccaaatttaataatttatcgTACGACTGAAATTAAAACTGCTCAAATGTTACATTGTAAAATCTCTCAACGATACAATGAACAAAACCGTTGTAATTCAGAGGCAAAAAGACGACCTTCCAATTAAGGGTTCCGGATCAGATCAGTAACTTCAGTGCCACAAACCAAgtctaagaaaagaaaattacgCTTTTACTATCTTCTAAAAACCCTATCTCAAGACTCCAATCTCTCCGCCCTTCATCTAACCATGTTCCTTCACTATTGTCCTTTCCTTCCTTGTAGCTGCAAGAGAGCCGGACTTACCACCTATTATTTGGTGGTTTCACTTTGTAAATACGAACAATCCAATTCGACGTTGTGAATGCCTCTTCCAGGTATTCAAGTTTGATATCCTTATTTCCAATTTCAACACCCCGTGCACGATCATACCTGTCAATCAAAACAACGACAATCAGCTATTTGGCATAGGTTGCACATGCTCATGCACTGCAAGCATATAAGCATACAGATGTGCTTATGCAATAATTTACTCTCCATTTTCACCCAATAATGTACTAGGCTTCAACTAGTAGTGTAAACCCAAGCCAGCGGTAAATTACCAGTCTACTGCTGCCTTTAATGCAATATAAAACTCAGGAAGAGCACCTAGAATTATCAATCTTGGAATATTATGGCCATTCTCTCAATAAGGACTCCGGTTTCTACGTTTTCTATTTGTCAATCAGTTTAGACAATTGTTGTAGTGTCTCATACTCCACATGCTGTGCTTTTGCATTACACTTGTGCATTTGTTTGCACGGAAGCATGCACACCTATAGTTGTTATCAAGGCACGTGAAACTTACCCAGGTGGTTTGCCATACTCTGTCGTCAGCTCTCCAAATCGATAGTAAGACAGCTTGTACCTAATCACcataaaaatggaaaaaaaaaaaaatcattcctGTACAGAACTAGACATAATACGTAAGGAACACAAATGGtataataattttcaaatggataATTCATCGAAGGGTCTCTGACTAATTTTGAGTGAGATAGCACCCTAATACCCCACACATTAGAACCAGTGGTCCAGCAGAAATGAAACTCGATTTACATTATGATATACAGCACACTTACATCAATCACTAGGCCTTAAGGATTGCAAACCAAAACATCATCAAACCAATTAGCTCTTTAACTATTTTCAAGCCAATATAAGGTGTTATTTTATGACTAAAAGTTTGAGAGAATTCATTCATAAAAGAACAATCAAAATCATAAGCTCAGTGTAACAAGCATAGGTTTTCCATTTTTGCCTACTTTAAGGCATCATACCGATTTTCATACACACAAATTGTTCTGGATTATGGAACCCCTTTGGACGcatgtgttttttcttttactaTGTTCGTGAAATGAAGTAAGGTGTGGTCCCACTAGGGAAAAAGATGAAATCATTAGCTCTGTTAAAAAATCTCACATGTATGCACATAACATATGTTTGCACATCTTAGCTGCGTTATGAAACTTACATGAGACAGTTCAACATCTTGGGAGCTGCACCTTTGTCAACACGATATTCACCATTAACAAGGTAATCAGGTTCCTTAATTACAGGAAATACTCCACCCCCAATTCTCACCATCCACAGAAATCTGGCATGAAGAAATTTGTATTACTATATAGTGAAAGCAGAAAAATAACTAACAAGATTATTACTTTCAATTATATTGAACAAAATGGTTCTGAAGAAGCTTCAGAAACATGGATACAAACGTCAGACAACACTGTCATAAAATGCTTTACCAAATAGCAAGTGATGTTCAAAAGTTTAAATAAATTCTTATGAACTTACTTGTTGATATCATCAGAAGAATAACCTGTAACACCACCAAATACAACTAAGACATAGTCGACGTCAAGCGATCTCATTATGTCATATGCCTCATCTTCATAAGATGACATTGCACGCCCAACTGTAGCAATGTGCGTATTGTTCCAGGTGTTATTGTCAACTATAACAGTTCTGTTTCCCATTGCAGTGATTTGGTACCCATAATCCCACCATGACATCACTTTAGCATCTGGAGGAGTATTCTGACGAAGCCAAAAGTATGCCTCACGGTAATCATCAAATATGACCCTGTTCCCATGGGCACCCCTCGCAGCCAGAACAATTGAGGGAGATGAGTATGCCTCTGACGTGACCCAGGTACAGTGAGTTGCATACTTACTAAGCAAGTAGAATGCACCAAAGAGTAAGACAAGAGCaccatttttttgaaaaggcTGAGATTGATCAATTGAACCCTGCTTGTTACACAAATGTTAGCAAGATACTACGTGTTATATActgtaattaaaaaataaaacaaaaaagggtACTTGATATATAACaccaaaatatctcaaaagaaaATCACATGGGTGGTTCTAAACGCACGATCACGATCTCCTCGCCACCATTAAGAACCAAAATCCATACTCACTAACCATGGATCCAAATCAGACAGCAGATATTTATTcagaaaattaattttctttctaGAGACTCAAATATCAGCCATTGCATTTGGTTCAAATAGACGGTGAGTATGGACTCTGTATTCAACAGTGAGCAAGAGATCAACACTGCAAGTATATgtttgtgtgtatgtatgcatatAAAGGAGTAAAGATGTCACCTTTGAAGAACCCTTTGTGCTGCTGGTGCCTTTGGTGGAACCAGTTTGGGAAACCTTGTCCTTTGCCCTTGCCAACTGTGTCAAATTCTTTATAGTCGCAGAGACAGCAATGGCACTAATAAGACAAACTGCAGGTGTGGCAACAAGAATCAACCGAACCATGACACCAGCAAAGTACATGCTTGTAAGACCATACATTACTACAAATATGGTGGCATCTGACAAACGCTTGAAGCAGAAGTAGAGACCGGCAGGGAAAAGGAAGAGCAAGATATGAAAATCGAACATAAAAGATGACCAAGCCGTCGGTTGGTGCTCAGAGACAGATGCAATAATAGGAATGTGATCCTTGGCATATGTTGGATCTAGCAAGGAATAAAACCGCCCTGTCCATGGAGAGATATAGCCAGATGCAGTGCCGACTCCCAAGGCAACACCACCAACGCCTACAGCGCAGGTGACAGTGATCCTTAAAAAGGCTTGAAACATCTTAGAGTCACTTAGTAGGTGCTTGACATAATCTAAGAAGTAAAATACCTGCCAACCCCATCCCCCGTGTCACCAAACAAACATGAAAAATGAAGTAAGTACCAAGAaatgaattgacaaaaagacACAGATAAACTGAGTTAATGTATGGAATGGAAAAGCAACCTAAGGAAAACAACCTACCAACCTGCATCAAGAAGAAGACGCCCATGGCAGCCATGTGCTCCCCAGACTGAACGTGCTGAAAGCCGACAAAGCGAATTTGCATAGCGAGCAACATTCCGAGAATATAAGTGCAATTGTAGGCGACATACAACCTCATGGAATATCGCCCGGTGATCAAAAGCACCAAAACGTAAAGGGGAATCAAGTTAATTATAAAGATATAACCTCCCCAGGCAGAGACCATGTAGAAGTAGCCCAATGCGGAGCCCAACGCCCAAGCGAGCGAGCCGGTGTTGACGGCCTTGACGAACAAGTAAAACGTCAGCAACAGGGCGAAAATGGCGACACCCTCATTGTCGTAGGAGCCGGCCACCGATCTGGAGATGTAGCCGGGGCAAATGGCGATCAATGCGGCGGCGACAAGGCCGGCGCCGGTGTCCCAAATCTCTTTACCGAAGAAATATGCTACGAGGGTGGTGTTGGAGGCGAAAAATGGAGCGGTCAGGACGCAGACTTCGCGAATGTGTACGGCGAAGCTGAGGAATCGGAGGGCCCAGTAGATGATGGCAGCGGTGACCATGAGGCCAGGGTAGAGGGTGCCGCCGATGATCCGACCCAAGGGGTACCAACTCTCGGAGTCGAACCAGTTCCAGAATTCGTAGAAGCCCTTCTCGGTAAGGTAGAGGGTAGTACGGTAATTGAAATAGGGATCGAACTCGTG is drawn from Malus domestica chromosome 14, GDT2T_hap1 and contains these coding sequences:
- the LOC103455702 gene encoding putative pentatricopeptide repeat-containing protein At3g15130 produces the protein MLRPRSRPGTRALLGYTFTLIVSKSTHNLATGEQTYSGFLRYCAQTSNLPHGRALHAKLIRGLLPFCPFLQNHLLNMYAKCGDLINALQLFDEMPHKNVVSWSAVITGFVQHDSPKKALSLFGRMHRDGTTKPNEFTLVSALHACSLYGNLTQAYQVYAFIVRLGFEWNVFLSNAFLTVLVRHGELKSALEVFENCLNKDIVSWNAVMAGYLQYSYLEIPTFWCRMNLEGVKPDSYTFSSVLTGLAALTDLKMGEQVHAQLVRYGYGAEICVGNSLADMYIKNQKLMEGFKAFDEMPSKDVCSWTQMAAGCLQCGEPRKTLEVIDQMKKVGIKPNKFTLATALNACANLASLDEGQKFHGLRIKLETSTDVDVCVDNALLDMYAKCGWMEGARRVFQSMKDPSVVSWTAMIMGCAQNGQAREAVEIFDKMRLEEDSIEPNYITFICVLYACSQGGFIDEGWKYFASMTHDHGISPGEDHYACMVNLLGRAGCIKEAEELILSMPFKPGVLVWQTLLGACQIHGDTETGKRAAEHALDINRRDPSTYVLLSNIFAGLSNWDDVGMLRKLMEARDVQKVPGSSWIEVEKGQASSPL
- the LOC103455701 gene encoding dolichyl-diphosphooligosaccharide--protein glycosyltransferase subunit STT3B, whose product is MVGKTEPLNATATTKTGQSPPLATSMSGLLGNFSFKTLKLKTKQQELLIRVSILCLVYVLAFITRLFSVLRYESMIHEFDPYFNYRTTLYLTEKGFYEFWNWFDSESWYPLGRIIGGTLYPGLMVTAAIIYWALRFLSFAVHIREVCVLTAPFFASNTTLVAYFFGKEIWDTGAGLVAAALIAICPGYISRSVAGSYDNEGVAIFALLLTFYLFVKAVNTGSLAWALGSALGYFYMVSAWGGYIFIINLIPLYVLVLLITGRYSMRLYVAYNCTYILGMLLAMQIRFVGFQHVQSGEHMAAMGVFFLMQVFYFLDYVKHLLSDSKMFQAFLRITVTCAVGVGGVALGVGTASGYISPWTGRFYSLLDPTYAKDHIPIIASVSEHQPTAWSSFMFDFHILLFLFPAGLYFCFKRLSDATIFVVMYGLTSMYFAGVMVRLILVATPAVCLISAIAVSATIKNLTQLARAKDKVSQTGSTKGTSSTKGSSKGSIDQSQPFQKNGALVLLFGAFYLLSKYATHCTWVTSEAYSSPSIVLAARGAHGNRVIFDDYREAYFWLRQNTPPDAKVMSWWDYGYQITAMGNRTVIVDNNTWNNTHIATVGRAMSSYEDEAYDIMRSLDVDYVLVVFGGVTGYSSDDINKFLWMVRIGGGVFPVIKEPDYLVNGEYRVDKGAAPKMLNCLMYKLSYYRFGELTTEYGKPPGYDRARGVEIGNKDIKLEYLEEAFTTSNWIVRIYKVKPPNNRW